In Acinetobacter piscicola, a single window of DNA contains:
- a CDS encoding PBSX family phage terminase large subunit: MGIENDIEIPEKLLPAFDNLSKAIYDAIVWEGGRGGAKSEALAHIGIMESYIDDGVILCCREIQKSIDDSIYSMLVAKISQLGLDKQFKILNNEITNLVTGARFIFAGLKSNVTSIKSITKLRVVLVDEAESVSQNSWDVLRPTPRYGKVRIYVVFNPKFETDPTWQEFVAKKDERTLHINIGWRDNPWFPESLNNQRLRDAKGDAGRYLWIWEGKFLKLSEASIFGKKLRQREFEIDESFGDPLLGVDWGFSTDPVAAIEAYVKDRTLYIRNAASRVGLELDDTAAWLYRHVPKLKTNTSRADSSRPETISKVQKDKECPLPLLKACVKWSGSVEDGVVYIQSFDEIVIHPDADDCYAELMAYSYKKDKFDEVTTEILDKDNHYADALRYALEPKIKGKRRTKPKGAGSRTY; the protein is encoded by the coding sequence ATGGGGATCGAGAATGATATTGAAATCCCTGAAAAGCTGTTGCCGGCATTCGATAATCTAAGTAAAGCAATTTATGATGCAATTGTGTGGGAAGGTGGTCGAGGTGGTGCTAAATCAGAAGCCTTGGCCCACATTGGTATCATGGAATCCTACATTGATGATGGTGTAATTCTTTGCTGTCGTGAGATTCAAAAGTCTATTGATGACTCTATTTACTCAATGCTCGTTGCGAAGATTTCACAACTTGGTTTGGATAAACAATTCAAGATTTTAAACAACGAAATCACCAACCTTGTCACAGGTGCTCGCTTTATTTTTGCGGGCTTAAAGTCAAATGTAACCTCTATTAAATCAATCACAAAATTACGAGTTGTGTTGGTAGATGAGGCTGAAAGCGTCTCTCAAAATTCATGGGATGTGCTAAGACCTACGCCACGATACGGAAAAGTCCGTATTTATGTGGTGTTTAACCCGAAGTTTGAAACCGACCCAACTTGGCAAGAGTTTGTCGCTAAAAAAGATGAGCGCACACTGCATATCAATATTGGGTGGCGTGACAATCCTTGGTTTCCTGAGTCATTAAATAATCAGCGTTTGCGTGATGCTAAGGGTGACGCGGGGCGTTATCTGTGGATTTGGGAAGGTAAGTTTTTAAAACTTTCAGAAGCGTCAATCTTTGGTAAAAAACTAAGACAACGTGAATTTGAAATTGATGAAAGTTTTGGTGATCCATTGCTTGGTGTGGATTGGGGGTTTAGTACCGACCCCGTTGCAGCAATCGAGGCTTATGTAAAAGATAGGACGCTTTATATTCGCAATGCTGCAAGTCGAGTGGGCTTGGAATTAGATGATACTGCTGCATGGCTATATCGACATGTTCCAAAACTTAAAACCAATACATCAAGGGCTGATAGCTCAAGACCTGAAACGATCAGCAAGGTTCAAAAAGATAAAGAATGCCCGCTACCACTATTGAAAGCTTGCGTGAAATGGTCAGGATCTGTTGAAGACGGTGTTGTCTATATTCAATCCTTTGATGAGATTGTAATTCATCCTGATGCGGATGACTGTTATGCGGAGTTAATGGCGTACAGCTACAAAAAAGACAAGTTTGACGAGGTTACGACGGAAATCTTGGATAAGGACAACCATTATGCTGATGCGTTGAGATACGCATTGGAACCAAAGATCAAAGGCAAGAGACGAACCAAACCAAAAGGCGCGGGTTCACGAACATATTGA
- a CDS encoding terminase small subunit has protein sequence MEDIPLGSLPLDNEQHERLAQGYFETANKKIAGERAGYTDKSNAWRAIHREDVQARIKFLQDERAEELGLDAYYVLKNLKSIADRCMQGEPVTDRDGAPVFVQGSDGEYAALYKFDAPGATKAVELIGKHIGMFKDKLEITGANGKDLMPPTFNIIGVKPNGDRE, from the coding sequence ATGGAAGACATTCCGCTCGGTAGTTTGCCGCTTGATAACGAGCAGCATGAGCGATTAGCTCAAGGTTACTTTGAAACTGCAAACAAGAAGATTGCAGGTGAGCGCGCAGGCTACACAGACAAATCAAACGCGTGGCGCGCAATACATCGTGAAGATGTTCAGGCACGTATTAAGTTTCTTCAAGATGAGCGTGCTGAGGAATTGGGGCTTGATGCTTATTATGTTTTAAAGAATCTCAAATCTATTGCTGATCGCTGCATGCAAGGTGAGCCTGTGACTGATCGAGATGGTGCACCTGTTTTTGTTCAGGGTAGTGATGGTGAATATGCAGCGCTTTATAAGTTTGATGCACCAGGTGCGACCAAGGCGGTTGAGTTGATTGGTAAACATATCGGGATGTTTAAGGATAAGTTGGAGATTACAGGTGCAAATGGCAAAGATTTAATGCCTCCAACTTTTAATATTATTGGGGTGAAGCCAAATGGGGATCGAGAATGA
- a CDS encoding Gp49 family protein yields MSNEKQIEQEIQAKGLSAPRLTPNHIDSVVQSVHYFTAGDGYAGALASSEEFNSLPEGERFINPPQQLDLLIFCVIVLKNGFTVTGESACVSPENFDPEIGKKIAYENARNKIWMLEGYLLKEKLYQAELDKRF; encoded by the coding sequence ATGTCAAATGAAAAACAAATTGAGCAAGAAATTCAAGCGAAAGGTTTGAGTGCACCACGATTAACGCCTAATCATATTGATTCAGTTGTTCAAAGTGTTCACTACTTTACGGCTGGTGATGGTTACGCAGGCGCGCTTGCATCTTCTGAAGAATTTAACTCATTGCCTGAAGGTGAGCGATTCATCAATCCACCACAGCAACTTGATCTATTAATCTTCTGTGTAATTGTTTTGAAAAATGGTTTCACAGTTACAGGTGAATCAGCATGTGTAAGTCCTGAAAACTTTGATCCTGAAATTGGTAAAAAGATTGCGTACGAAAATGCACGCAACAAAATTTGGATGCTTGAAGGTTATCTATTAAAAGAAAAACTATACCAAGCTGAATTGGATAAACGGTTTTAA
- a CDS encoding DUF1064 domain-containing protein, translating into MRIELLKLCEATMLKPCKKPKFRNKKVVLEGATFDSRKEARRYRELQLLERTGEISELQTQFAFVLAESVKFKSEPRRKPAVKYVADFVYVKDGRQVVEDVKSVATRKDKYFRLKST; encoded by the coding sequence ATGCGGATCGAATTGCTAAAGCTTTGCGAGGCAACGATGCTTAAACCCTGCAAGAAGCCAAAATTTAGAAATAAGAAAGTAGTGCTAGAGGGCGCTACTTTCGATTCTCGTAAAGAAGCAAGGCGATATAGGGAATTGCAGCTATTAGAGCGTACAGGTGAAATCAGTGAGCTACAGACGCAGTTTGCGTTTGTACTTGCTGAGTCGGTCAAGTTTAAGAGTGAGCCGAGAAGAAAGCCTGCTGTGAAGTATGTAGCAGACTTTGTGTATGTCAAAGATGGTCGTCAGGTTGTCGAAGATGTGAAGAGTGTTGCTACTCGGAAAGATAAGTATTTCAGATTGAAAAGCACTTGA
- a CDS encoding AP2 domain-containing protein, producing the protein MNELNYEGKIFKTNNYGSLIVTKYINGSKVHIKFIDTGYETVADMGQIKKGNVKDRLVATVWGVGVLGDEPACVNGKTPKEYMLWGSMLQRCYDDKYHSKHPTYKDCYVSEKFKYYPYFKDWCSEQIGFNQTGWDLDKDILVRGNKSYSEDTCVFVPQEINKLLNRQDKNQDKYPLGVYYDSRENNFQSKIHNGKKPVRLGRFSTAEEAFQAYKQAKEAQIKAVANKWKDQIDTRAYEALMAYQVESQVDPRNISPNTKVVEL; encoded by the coding sequence ATGAATGAATTAAATTATGAAGGGAAAATATTTAAGACTAATAACTATGGGTCTTTGATTGTTACCAAGTATATCAATGGCTCCAAGGTACACATTAAGTTCATTGATACAGGCTATGAAACAGTTGCTGATATGGGGCAGATTAAAAAAGGCAATGTTAAAGATAGATTGGTGGCAACTGTGTGGGGTGTGGGTGTTTTGGGCGATGAGCCTGCTTGCGTTAATGGCAAGACACCAAAGGAATATATGCTATGGGGGTCAATGCTGCAACGTTGTTATGACGATAAATATCACAGTAAGCATCCTACTTACAAAGATTGCTATGTATCTGAAAAATTCAAATATTACCCATATTTTAAAGACTGGTGCTCTGAACAAATTGGCTTCAATCAAACTGGGTGGGATCTGGATAAGGACATACTTGTGAGGGGTAATAAATCTTACAGTGAAGACACTTGTGTATTTGTCCCACAGGAGATCAATAAACTTCTTAATAGGCAAGATAAAAACCAAGATAAATATCCACTTGGGGTTTATTACGACAGTCGTGAGAATAATTTTCAGTCGAAAATTCATAATGGAAAAAAGCCCGTCAGACTTGGTAGATTTAGCACGGCAGAAGAAGCTTTCCAGGCTTATAAGCAAGCCAAAGAGGCTCAAATCAAAGCCGTAGCCAATAAATGGAAAGATCAAATTGACACAAGAGCCTATGAGGCTTTGATGGCTTATCAAGTTGAATCACAGGTTGACCCTAGAAACATTAGCCCAAATACGAAGGTGGTGGAGTTATGA
- a CDS encoding MarR family transcriptional regulator yields the protein MSEAKTFFDNQLYLLLFACHATEPFSVKDVQEAVFDFHRATVHKMLQNFEKWNYLERVTKTHYRATQYAKDIMNVNKDEVAL from the coding sequence GTGAGTGAGGCTAAAACTTTTTTTGATAATCAGTTGTATTTGCTTTTGTTTGCTTGTCATGCGACTGAGCCATTTTCAGTCAAAGATGTGCAAGAAGCAGTGTTTGATTTTCATCGTGCAACGGTTCACAAGATGCTTCAAAACTTTGAAAAATGGAACTACTTGGAGCGTGTAACTAAAACACATTACAGGGCAACACAGTACGCAAAAGACATCATGAATGTGAACAAGGATGAGGTGGCGCTATGA
- a CDS encoding replicative DNA helicase, which produces MSHIHNIPMEQAVLTALMTVAESFETVANDIDVDCFFPERHKQIFNAIQELAHENKPYDLVMVEQQLNQKNVIHLIGGSEYLFQMTSEAPSSFYNLETYVAELSKFKAHREVEKIGHSISEIAKDLTISDVHIAAETILDGSTASEKAEKSSFTFEEALILSGKQLIEKAEAKASKTFSGVQFNLKSVDDLVGTIQKGHFCVIGGRPGSGKSTLAQMLTIQTALRYQESVLVVSAEMDVETFTNRCISALTSIPYDNIHNAELYDGMLKDFAEAQHKFSKLKIHIEDKQKPTIAEIHSYARKARRKYKKLGCIVIDYLQLVRDPSKKDRYQEVSSISRDLKALAKEFNCPVIALAQLNRESEKGKRPKASDLKESGQIEQDADQIILAHPINGEDELPTGVTEIIVAKNRHGKRGVARVRDRLDICRFVSIVEGGMQGDAA; this is translated from the coding sequence ATGTCACATATTCACAATATCCCGATGGAACAGGCTGTTTTAACTGCATTGATGACTGTTGCTGAATCATTTGAAACTGTTGCGAATGATATTGATGTGGATTGTTTCTTTCCTGAACGTCACAAGCAAATTTTCAACGCAATTCAAGAATTGGCACATGAAAACAAGCCATATGATTTGGTGATGGTTGAGCAGCAACTTAACCAAAAAAATGTAATCCATTTGATCGGTGGCTCTGAATACCTATTTCAAATGACCAGCGAAGCGCCTTCAAGTTTTTACAATCTTGAAACCTATGTTGCTGAACTTAGTAAATTTAAGGCACATCGTGAGGTTGAGAAGATCGGGCATAGTATTTCAGAGATTGCCAAAGATTTAACAATCTCTGATGTGCATATTGCAGCAGAGACCATTCTTGATGGATCAACAGCAAGTGAAAAAGCTGAGAAATCAAGTTTTACTTTTGAGGAAGCTTTGATTTTGTCGGGTAAGCAACTGATCGAAAAAGCAGAAGCAAAGGCAAGCAAAACATTCTCAGGTGTGCAGTTCAATTTGAAATCTGTTGATGATTTGGTGGGTACGATTCAGAAAGGTCATTTTTGTGTCATTGGTGGCAGACCAGGATCAGGTAAATCTACTTTGGCTCAAATGCTGACGATCCAAACAGCGTTGCGCTATCAAGAATCGGTCTTAGTGGTATCGGCTGAGATGGACGTTGAGACGTTCACAAATCGCTGTATTTCGGCTTTAACCAGTATTCCGTACGACAACATCCATAACGCTGAACTTTACGATGGAATGCTTAAGGATTTCGCAGAAGCACAACATAAATTTAGCAAGTTGAAAATTCATATTGAAGATAAGCAAAAGCCAACGATTGCGGAAATTCATTCTTATGCACGTAAAGCGAGACGTAAATACAAAAAGCTTGGTTGCATCGTAATTGATTACTTACAGCTTGTTCGTGATCCAAGCAAGAAAGATCGCTATCAAGAAGTCAGCTCAATCAGTCGTGATTTAAAAGCATTGGCAAAAGAATTTAATTGCCCAGTGATTGCTTTGGCTCAATTGAATCGTGAATCAGAAAAAGGCAAACGCCCAAAGGCTTCTGACCTAAAAGAATCAGGGCAGATTGAACAAGACGCAGATCAGATCATTTTGGCTCACCCAATCAACGGTGAAGATGAGCTGCCAACTGGTGTGACTGAAATTATTGTGGCTAAAAATCGACATGGCAAGCGTGGCGTAGCGAGAGTTAGGGACCGCTTAGACATTTGCCGTTTTGTGTCAATTGTTGAAGGTGGAATGCAAGGAGACGCAGCGTGA
- a CDS encoding replication protein: MNTAMKIEPVDNIDVHPNTVKRIERQAMAKKEDGYTPLPNFVCDEGYLAVLSGEAIKCLIFLNRHIKGFHKENSAFSEAFILKLTGFKDKRTVRKGMSDLAKYNLVKITKDLGKSTTYQVTFESRLSIELVTLNDTSASKAVTSNVPTLVTLNDTGTSSIKCHSVKEIVKENIKERGAQENSVDEVLEIWKPNLQDLNSWLQRSGLPKINQAQVEEILLEVNPCYEDRIRDGLLNNTQMYSNFVKWIKRDTKLTEKLFEQAAKSQPVIPQNFTEDMGDW, from the coding sequence ATGAATACTGCAATGAAAATTGAACCTGTCGATAATATTGACGTTCACCCAAATACAGTCAAGAGGATCGAGCGGCAAGCTATGGCAAAAAAAGAGGATGGTTATACACCTTTGCCGAATTTCGTTTGTGATGAGGGTTATTTAGCTGTGTTAAGTGGTGAAGCTATTAAATGCTTGATATTTCTTAATCGTCATATCAAGGGATTTCACAAAGAAAACAGTGCTTTTAGTGAGGCATTTATTCTGAAATTAACTGGCTTTAAAGATAAGCGTACTGTTCGCAAGGGCATGTCAGATTTAGCTAAATATAATCTTGTAAAAATCACAAAAGATTTGGGTAAATCTACCACTTACCAAGTAACTTTTGAGTCTAGGTTATCAATTGAACTAGTAACATTAAATGATACTAGTGCATCAAAAGCGGTTACATCAAATGTACCTACACTAGTAACATTAAATGATACTGGAACTAGTAGCATCAAATGTCACTCTGTTAAAGAAATAGTAAAAGAAAATATTAAAGAAAGGGGTGCGCAAGAAAATTCAGTCGATGAAGTTTTGGAAATTTGGAAACCAAACTTACAAGATCTCAATTCTTGGCTACAACGTTCAGGATTACCAAAAATCAATCAAGCCCAAGTGGAAGAAATTTTACTTGAAGTAAATCCTTGTTACGAAGATCGTATTCGAGATGGTTTGTTGAACAACACTCAGATGTATTCAAACTTTGTGAAGTGGATTAAGCGTGACACCAAACTCACTGAGAAACTTTTTGAACAGGCTGCTAAATCTCAACCTGTAATCCCTCAAAACTTCACTGAAGACATGGGGGACTGGTAA
- a CDS encoding XRE family transcriptional regulator: MVGLTVGDRVRQCRKQKGWSQIKLAKEAQVTQATISHIENNSSDQSKFLPQLAKALSVSVDFLLSGQEYIDRKKGNLDDFIVVNGGKKGQAPNSDEYVLIPKFDVAGSCGSGSIIDHVDVDGGLVFSENWIKSQNLNIEKLVVIHAIGDSMYPSVEDGQVLLVDTSDTIPKNSKIYFLCIDGEYYIKRLINMITHWVIRSDNPDKNQYPDIEISSDKIHAIQIEGRVCWKGGTL, translated from the coding sequence ATGGTTGGCTTAACTGTTGGTGATCGAGTTCGCCAGTGCCGCAAACAAAAGGGGTGGTCGCAAATAAAGCTAGCTAAAGAGGCTCAGGTCACTCAAGCCACTATTTCTCATATTGAAAATAACAGTAGTGATCAATCTAAGTTTCTACCTCAATTGGCAAAAGCTCTAAGTGTTTCTGTTGATTTTCTGCTTAGCGGTCAGGAGTATATTGATAGGAAAAAAGGAAACCTTGATGACTTTATTGTTGTTAATGGAGGGAAGAAAGGTCAAGCGCCAAATAGTGATGAGTATGTTCTAATTCCTAAGTTTGATGTTGCTGGATCATGTGGGTCAGGGTCTATTATAGATCATGTCGATGTGGATGGCGGTTTGGTTTTTAGTGAAAATTGGATTAAATCTCAAAATCTTAATATTGAGAAACTTGTTGTTATTCATGCGATTGGTGACAGTATGTACCCATCTGTTGAAGATGGGCAGGTTCTATTGGTTGATACATCTGACACAATTCCAAAAAATTCAAAAATTTATTTTCTTTGTATCGATGGTGAGTATTACATTAAGCGCTTGATTAATATGATTACACACTGGGTGATAAGATCTGATAACCCAGATAAAAATCAATACCCAGATATAGAAATTAGCTCAGATAAAATTCATGCAATACAGATTGAGGGTCGCGTTTGTTGGAAAGGTGGAACTCTTTAA